The Microbacterium luteum genome includes a region encoding these proteins:
- a CDS encoding recombinase family protein, producing the protein MGYVREVLSGDGVAEDAAALRRAGASQVFTDRRGATSGPRPDLERCLNSLKRGDTLLIPSAASLSSSVDHFVATVARLRARGIDIYSLAEPALSTTPDAAAAPGDVLDTLDALRRRLISVRTREGLDAAIAAGRRPGRPRVMTPERIGIARELRTQKRSYAQIGRALGVSESAVRRALKAAVAPSAAQPQAT; encoded by the coding sequence GTGGGCTACGTCCGCGAGGTGCTGTCGGGAGACGGCGTCGCGGAGGATGCCGCCGCACTGCGGCGGGCCGGAGCATCCCAAGTGTTCACCGACCGCCGCGGTGCGACATCCGGCCCGCGCCCCGATCTTGAGCGATGCTTGAACTCGCTCAAGAGGGGCGACACTCTGCTTATTCCGAGTGCAGCCTCGTTGTCGTCGTCGGTCGATCACTTCGTCGCGACGGTTGCGCGGCTGAGGGCGCGCGGTATCGACATCTACTCACTCGCCGAGCCCGCACTGTCCACCACACCGGACGCAGCCGCCGCGCCTGGCGATGTGCTCGACACGCTGGATGCACTGCGCCGGCGACTCATCAGTGTCCGGACACGCGAGGGCCTGGATGCTGCGATCGCCGCCGGCCGGCGTCCCGGCCGTCCGCGGGTGATGACGCCAGAGCGAATCGGGATCGCTCGGGAGCTCCGGACACAGAAGCGTTCGTATGCTCAGATCGGCCGTGCGCTCGGGGTCAGCGAGTCTGCAGTCCGGCGCGCGCTCAAGGCGGCAGTCGCCCCCTCAGCAGCTCAGCCTCAAGCGACATAA
- a CDS encoding zeta toxin family protein, producing MSSVASSESDLQAIFERRIRPVVFAHGPSATDPELILATGQFGVGAARAFGKLVDGREIAALSASDLRAFHPRYLELSRSRSSEASLILTESTSGWMRSALQYARTTRRSLLLDGTGSSSDVALATASLFAKSGFTTTVAVVTVPRSESLLATASGYLVDAHAGRTSPFTTVAEHDASLENVRALVQTLEAAPSVDRLKIIGRDGTTRFNATRTDASGFQGALATIDRENAAPLPAPQAMRWLSELRATTDFALSSRQVARPLAEVLIELHELGLREVVPDLPLPKDSQARPLAEANLGRQLVALRQAMPTDQRPERQPAPVVAGPEIDRGISL from the coding sequence GTGAGTAGCGTTGCATCGTCTGAGAGCGATTTGCAGGCTATCTTCGAGCGACGCATCCGCCCGGTGGTGTTCGCGCATGGTCCGTCGGCCACTGATCCCGAACTGATACTCGCAACAGGTCAGTTCGGCGTGGGGGCCGCAAGGGCGTTTGGGAAACTCGTCGACGGGCGCGAGATCGCTGCACTCAGCGCCAGCGACCTGCGGGCGTTTCACCCGCGCTACCTTGAGCTCTCACGTTCGCGCTCGTCTGAAGCGAGCCTAATCCTGACTGAGTCAACGTCCGGATGGATGCGTAGCGCGCTGCAGTATGCACGGACTACGCGGCGATCACTTCTCCTCGACGGCACGGGCAGTTCCTCCGATGTCGCGCTGGCGACGGCGAGCCTCTTCGCGAAGAGCGGCTTCACGACGACGGTCGCTGTGGTCACGGTCCCGAGATCCGAGAGCCTGCTCGCGACAGCGTCCGGATACCTCGTCGATGCGCACGCTGGTCGCACGTCGCCGTTCACGACTGTCGCCGAGCACGACGCGAGCCTCGAGAACGTTCGAGCACTCGTTCAGACCCTGGAAGCGGCGCCGAGCGTCGACCGCCTCAAGATCATCGGACGCGACGGCACCACGCGATTCAACGCGACGCGCACCGATGCGTCCGGGTTCCAGGGGGCGCTCGCCACCATCGACCGGGAGAACGCCGCTCCCCTGCCGGCGCCACAGGCGATGCGATGGCTGTCCGAGCTGCGGGCGACGACGGATTTTGCGCTCTCGTCGCGTCAAGTGGCACGGCCGCTGGCGGAGGTGCTCATCGAGTTACATGAGCTCGGGCTCCGTGAGGTAGTCCCCGACCTGCCGCTTCCGAAAGACTCCCAGGCTCGACCTCTTGCGGAAGCCAATCTCGGCCGGCAACTCGTCGCACTCCGACAAGCTATGCCGACGGACCAGCGCCCGGAGCGTCAGCCGGCTCCGGTGGTCGCGGGCCCGGAGATCGACCGCGGCATCTCGCTATGA